A portion of the Harpia harpyja isolate bHarHar1 chromosome 15, bHarHar1 primary haplotype, whole genome shotgun sequence genome contains these proteins:
- the ASB8 gene encoding ankyrin repeat and SOCS box protein 8 isoform X1 gives MWYIMQSIQSKYSLSERLIRTIAAIRSFPRDNVEDLIGRGADVNCMHGTLKPLHCACMVADADCVELLLQKGAEVNALDGYNRTALHYAAEKDETCVEILLEYGANPNALDGNKDTPLHWAAFKNNAECVRSLLENGALVNARDYNNDTPLSWAAMKGNLESVSILLDFGAEVRVVNLKGQTPISRLVALLVRGLGTEREDSCFDLLHRAIGHFELRKNGSMPWEVTRDQQLCEKLTLLCSAPGTLQTLSRYAVRRSLGVRFLPEAVKQLPLPTCLKEYVLLLS, from the exons ATGTGGTACATCATGCAGAGCATCCAGAGCAAGTATTCGCTGTCGGAGCGGCTCATCCGCACCATCGCCGCCATCCGCTCCTTCCCGCGGGACAACGTGGAGGATCTCATCGGCAGG GGCGCGGACGTGAACTGCATGCACGGCACCCTGAAACCGCTGCACTGCGCCTGTATGGTGGCTGACGCTGACTGCGtcgagctgctgctgcagaagggagCGGAG GTCAATGCCCTGGATGGCTACAACCGCACAGCCCTTCACTACGCAGCAGAAAAGGATGAAACCTGTGTGGAAATCCTCCTGGAGTACGGAGCCAACCCAAACGCTCTGGACGGCAATAAGGACACCCCGCTCCACTGGGCCGCCTTCAAGAACAACGCCGAGTGTGTGCGGTCGCTGCTGGAGAACGGCGCCTTGGTGAATGCCCGCGATTACAACAACGACACGCCGCTCAGCTGGGCGGCCATGAAGGGTAACCTGGAGAGCGTCAGCATCCTGCTCGACTTCGGGGCGGAGGTTCGGGTGGTTAATTTGAAAGGCCAAACCCCCATCTCGCGGTTGGTGGCATTGCTGGTTCGGGGATTGGGTACGGAGCGTGAGGATTCCTGCTTCGATCTTCTCCATCGAGCTATCGGACATTTTGAGCTGAGAAAAAATGGCAGCATGCCCTGGGAGGTGACCAGGGATCAGCAGCTCTGCGAAAAGCTCACGCTGCTCTGCTCGGCCCCTGGTACCCTACAGACGCTGTCGCGTTATGCCGTACGCCGCAGCCTGGGCGTGCGGTTCCTGCCGGAGGCGGTGAAGCAGCTGCCCTTGCCCACCTGCCTGAAGGAGTACGTGTTGCTCCTTAGTTAA
- the ASB8 gene encoding ankyrin repeat and SOCS box protein 8 isoform X2, translating to MWYIMQSIQSKYSLSERLIRTIAAIRSFPRDNVEDLIGRVNALDGYNRTALHYAAEKDETCVEILLEYGANPNALDGNKDTPLHWAAFKNNAECVRSLLENGALVNARDYNNDTPLSWAAMKGNLESVSILLDFGAEVRVVNLKGQTPISRLVALLVRGLGTEREDSCFDLLHRAIGHFELRKNGSMPWEVTRDQQLCEKLTLLCSAPGTLQTLSRYAVRRSLGVRFLPEAVKQLPLPTCLKEYVLLLS from the exons ATGTGGTACATCATGCAGAGCATCCAGAGCAAGTATTCGCTGTCGGAGCGGCTCATCCGCACCATCGCCGCCATCCGCTCCTTCCCGCGGGACAACGTGGAGGATCTCATCGGCAGG GTCAATGCCCTGGATGGCTACAACCGCACAGCCCTTCACTACGCAGCAGAAAAGGATGAAACCTGTGTGGAAATCCTCCTGGAGTACGGAGCCAACCCAAACGCTCTGGACGGCAATAAGGACACCCCGCTCCACTGGGCCGCCTTCAAGAACAACGCCGAGTGTGTGCGGTCGCTGCTGGAGAACGGCGCCTTGGTGAATGCCCGCGATTACAACAACGACACGCCGCTCAGCTGGGCGGCCATGAAGGGTAACCTGGAGAGCGTCAGCATCCTGCTCGACTTCGGGGCGGAGGTTCGGGTGGTTAATTTGAAAGGCCAAACCCCCATCTCGCGGTTGGTGGCATTGCTGGTTCGGGGATTGGGTACGGAGCGTGAGGATTCCTGCTTCGATCTTCTCCATCGAGCTATCGGACATTTTGAGCTGAGAAAAAATGGCAGCATGCCCTGGGAGGTGACCAGGGATCAGCAGCTCTGCGAAAAGCTCACGCTGCTCTGCTCGGCCCCTGGTACCCTACAGACGCTGTCGCGTTATGCCGTACGCCGCAGCCTGGGCGTGCGGTTCCTGCCGGAGGCGGTGAAGCAGCTGCCCTTGCCCACCTGCCTGAAGGAGTACGTGTTGCTCCTTAGTTAA
- the LOC128151742 gene encoding zinc finger protein 883-like, giving the protein MREGPSARGLPAPRSRSSPPIAPPRAPPAPRPGRPQRVPPSERAGTAAMDTEGEPSARDPRDPQDAELPEGTSAAHPSPPASGSEPPGRPARPRRKAPARRPAKTPGHPGGLGPLKELLGLRGGRLRPTICSECGKGFSRSSDLARHQITHTGEKPYTCGACGKGFSQNSNLVTHQRIHTGEKPYACGACGKRFSESSALIQHQRTHTGEKPYSCGECGKRFSVSSNLIRHRRTHTDEKPYICGECGDGFRHKSQLHRHQKLHAGQRPFICNECGKSFSHWSKLLRHQRTHTGERPSTCGECGKSFSQNSHLVQHRRTHTGEKPYRCGDCGKSFSWSSNLIQHQRIHTGEKPYTCGQCGKSFTQSKNLIKHQRTHSGARPHRCGQCGRGFAQSTNLLKHQRVHAARGQPSPCPECGQSCRDGAELERHRAQAHGHEPYICVECGESFAKSATLNRHKRVHKPLFVR; this is encoded by the exons ATGCGGGAAGGCCCTTCCGCTCGCggcctccccgctccccgctcccgcTCCAGCCCACCCATCGctcccccccgggcccccccggccccccggccagGCCGGCCGCAGCG GGTCCCCCCGTCTGAGCGTGCTGGGACAGCGGCGATGGACACGGAGGGGGAGCCGTCCGcccgggacccccgggacccccaggaTGCCGAGCTGCCGGAGGGGACCTCCGCAG cccaccccagcccaccGGCCTCCGGCAGCGAGCCACCTGGCCGCCCGGCGAGGCCGCGACGGAAAGCGCCGGCACGTCGACCGGCCAAAACGCCGGGACACCCGGGGGGCCTGGGACCGCtgaaggagctgctggggctgcgggggggtcgCCTGCGCCCCACCATCTGCAGCGAGTGCGGGAAGGGTTTCAGCCGCAGCTCGGACCTGGCACGTCACCAGATCACCCACACCGGCGAGAAGCCCTACACCTGCGGCGCCTGCGGCAAAGGCTTCAGCCAAAACTCCAACCTGGTCACCCACCAACGTATCCACACCGGCGAAAAGCCCTACGCCTGCGGCGCTTGCGGCAAACGGTTCAGTGAGAGCTCGGCCCTCATCCAGCATCAGCGGACCCACACCGGCGAGAAACCCTATAGCTGCGGCGAGTGCGGGAAACGCTTCAGCGTCAGCTCCAACCTCATCCGTCACCGCCGCACCCACACCGACGAGAAGCCCTACATCTGTGGGGAGTGCGGGGACGGCTTTCGCCACAAGTCCCAGCTCCATCGGCATCAGAAGCTTCACGCCG GTCAGCGCCCCTTTATCTGCAACgagtgcgggaagagcttcaGCCACTGGTCGAAGCTGCTGCGGCACCAGCGGACTCACACCGGGGAACGGCCCAGCACCTGCGGGGAGTGCGGCAAGAGCTTCAGCCAAAACTCGCACCTGGTTCAGCACCGTCGGACGCACACCGGGGAGAAGCCGTATCGCTGCGGGGACTGCGGCAAGAGCTTCAGCTGGAGCTCCAACCTCATCCAACACCAGCGCATCCACACCGGGGAGAAGCCCTACACCTGCGGGCAGTGCGGCAAGAGCTTCACCCAAAGCAAGAACCTCATCAAGCACCAACGCACCCACTCGGGCGCCCGGCCCCACCGCTGCGGGCAGTGCGGCCGCGGCTTCGCCCAGAGCACCAACCTGCTGAAGCATCAGCGGGTTCACGCTGCCCGCGGCCAACCCTCGCCCTGCCCGGAGTGCGGGCAGAGCTGCCGCGACGGGGCCGAGCTGGAGCGTCACCGGGCGCAGGCTCACGGCCACGAGCCCTACATCTGCGTGGAGTGCGGCGAGAGCTTCGCCAAGAGTGCCACGCTCAACCGCCACAAGCGCGTCCACAAGCCCCTCTTCGTCCGCTGA
- the PFDN5 gene encoding prefoldin subunit 5 — MAQTVNVGELPLPQLELLKGQLDQEVEFLSSSIAQLKVVQTKYVEAKDCLNVLNKSNEGKDLLVPLTSSMYVPGKLSDVERVLIDVGTGYYVEKTADDARDFFKRKIDFLTKQMEKIQPALQEKHAMKQAVVEMMSQKIQQLTALGATQGATTKA, encoded by the exons ATGGCGCAGACGGTGAACGTGGGGGAGCTGCCGCTGCCGCAGCTGGAGCTGCTCAAGGGGCAGCTGGACCAG GAGGTGGAGTTCCTCTCGTCCTCCATCGCTCAGCTCAAGGTGGTGCAGACCAAGTATGTGGAAGCCAAGGACTGCCTCAACGTGCTCAACAAGAGCAATGAAG GGAAGGACCTGCTGGTGCCCCTCACCAGCTCT ATGTATGTCCCAGGGAAGCTCTCGGATGTTGAGCGTGTCCTGATTGATGTCGGAACCGGCTACTATGTGGAGAAG ACGGCAGACGACGCCCGAGACTTTTTCAAGCGGAAAATCGACTTCCTGACAAAGCAGATGGAGAAGATCCAGCCAGCGCTGCAGGAGAAACACGCCATGAAGCAGG ccGTGGTGGAAATGATGAGCCAGAAGATCCAGCAGCTCACGGCCTTGGGAGCCACGCAGGGTGCGACCACCAAGGCTTAG